One window of the Pelobates fuscus isolate aPelFus1 chromosome 12, aPelFus1.pri, whole genome shotgun sequence genome contains the following:
- the LOC134579080 gene encoding inactive hydroxysteroid dehydrogenase-like protein 1, giving the protein MELVAVMKRVLSPLCEEILHAYRNHLELLAAVGALYTAQKGLYLLCGCYRAIRFHISIRMFSKTFLARQYGEWAVVTGATDGIGKAYAEELASFGINIILISRNRDKLQMVSESIATTYGVKTSFIEADFNKGREVFPAIKEALKDVDVGILVNNAGVCYEYPQYVTDVQEDKIWEIINVNIAATTMMLHIVLPGMVQRKKGAIINVASATARVTSPQLTIYAASKTYLDNLTEALYHEYSSKGIFIQSLTPFFVVTNMTSPMCNFFKRKSILVPLAKDTAYQAVRTIGLCRRTSGSYSHSLQIYLGNTIPEWAWISIFNLACAAIRRNHFAIMK; this is encoded by the exons ATGGAACTTGTGGCTGTTATGAAGAGGGTCTTATCACCACTGTGTGAAGAGATATTACATGCTTATCGTAACCACTTGGAACTTCTAGCTGCAGTGGGAGCCTTGTACACTGCTCAGAAAGGCCTTTATTTGCTGTGCGGCTGTTACCGTGCAATCAGATTTCACATCAGCATTCGTATGTTCAGTAAAACCTTCCTGGCCAGACAATATGGAGAATGGGCTGTTGTGACTG GGGCCACGGATGGTATTGGGAAAGCATACGCGGAAGAGTTGGCAAGCTTTGGCATAAATATCATCCTGATCAGCCGCAATAGAGATAAATTACAAATGGTGTCTGAGTCCATTGCTACAACCTATGGAGTTAAAACCAGCTTCATAGAGGCCGATTTCAACAAGGGACGGGAAGTGTTTCCTGCCATTAAGGAGGCTTTGAAAGATGTTGATGTCGGTATCTTGGTGAACAACGCTGGGGTGTGCTATGAGTACCCCCAGTATGTAACAGATGTTCAGGAGGATAAAATTTGGGAGATCATTAATGTCAATATTGCTGCAACCACTATGATGCTGCACATAGTACTGCCGGGCATGGTACAGCGAAAGAAAGGAGCAATTATCAATGTGGCCTCTGCTACCGCCCGAGTAACAAGCCCTCAATTAACCATATATGCTGCATCCAAG ACTTACCTGGACAATTTAACTGAAGCTTTATACCATGAATACTCTTCTAAGGGAATTTTTATACAGAGCCTGACCCCATTTTTTGTGGTTACAAACATGACAAGCCCTATGTGTAATTTTTTTAAGAGAAAGTCCATACTGGTTCCTCTGGCAAAAGACACAGCCTATCAAGCTGTAAGGACCATAGGACTATGCAGAAGGACATCAGGATCTTATTCCCACTCCCTTCAG